A region from the Serinibacter arcticus genome encodes:
- the ftsZ gene encoding cell division protein FtsZ codes for MTTPQNYLAVIKVVGIGGGGVNAVNRMIDAGLKGVEFIAINTDAQALLMSDADVKLDVGRELTRGLGAGADPEVGKKAAEDHAEEIEDVLRGADMVFVTAGEGGGTGTGGAPVVARIARQLGALTIGVVTRPFTFEGRRRSTQADTGIDALRAEVDTLIVIPNDRLLSISDRNVSVLDAFKSADQVLLSGVQGITDLITTPGLINLDFADVKSVMQGAGSALMGIGSATGEDRALQAAEFAISSPLLEASIDGAHGVLLSIQGGSDLGMFEITEAARLVQEAAHPEANIIFGTVIDDTLGDEVRVTVIAAGFDSGTPTKPPAAAPRAERERDRGLGQVSRPPSAPVTIPAVLEEEEFERATSHSVPVTTDAEPVVAAPEPQHRPVVVEERPLRPRREEELDVPDFLK; via the coding sequence GTGACGACACCGCAGAACTACCTGGCGGTCATCAAGGTCGTCGGTATCGGTGGCGGCGGCGTGAACGCCGTGAACCGGATGATCGACGCCGGGCTCAAGGGCGTGGAGTTCATCGCGATCAACACCGACGCCCAGGCCCTCCTGATGAGCGACGCCGACGTGAAGCTGGACGTCGGCCGCGAGCTGACCCGCGGCCTCGGCGCCGGCGCCGACCCCGAGGTCGGCAAGAAGGCCGCCGAGGATCACGCCGAGGAGATCGAGGACGTCCTGCGGGGCGCCGACATGGTCTTCGTGACCGCCGGCGAGGGCGGTGGCACCGGCACCGGGGGAGCGCCCGTCGTCGCCCGCATCGCGCGCCAGCTCGGCGCCCTGACCATCGGTGTGGTGACGCGCCCGTTCACGTTCGAGGGTCGCCGTCGCTCCACCCAGGCCGACACCGGCATCGACGCACTGCGCGCCGAGGTCGACACCCTCATCGTGATCCCGAACGACCGGCTGCTGTCGATCAGCGACCGCAACGTCTCGGTGCTCGACGCCTTCAAGTCCGCCGACCAGGTGCTGCTCTCCGGTGTCCAGGGCATCACGGACCTCATCACGACCCCGGGCCTGATCAACCTCGACTTCGCCGACGTCAAGTCGGTCATGCAGGGTGCGGGCAGCGCCCTGATGGGTATCGGTTCGGCGACGGGGGAGGACCGGGCCCTGCAGGCCGCCGAGTTCGCCATCTCCTCGCCGCTGCTCGAGGCCAGCATCGACGGCGCGCACGGCGTGCTGCTGTCGATCCAGGGTGGGAGCGACCTCGGGATGTTCGAGATCACCGAGGCCGCCCGCCTGGTCCAGGAGGCCGCGCACCCCGAGGCCAACATCATCTTCGGAACGGTCATCGACGACACGCTCGGGGACGAGGTCCGTGTCACGGTCATCGCCGCCGGCTTCGACTCCGGCACGCCGACCAAGCCGCCGGCCGCCGCCCCGCGCGCCGAGCGCGAGCGTGACCGCGGTCTCGGGCAGGTCTCGCGTCCGCCGTCCGCCCCGGTGACCATCCCGGCCGTCCTGGAGGAGGAGGAGTTCGAGCGCGCCACGTCGCACTCGGTGCCCGTCACCACCGACGCCGAGCCCGTCGTCGCGGCCCCCGAGCCGCAGCACCGCCCCGTCGTCGTGGAGGAGCGTCCGCTCCGTCCGCGCCGCGAGGAGGAGCTCGACGTCCCCGACTTCCTCAAGTAG
- a CDS encoding cell division protein FtsQ/DivIB produces MRPPAAPRRPASTGGRRATEGRADVVVRPEAAPTRDRGDDLVLEDDDLDWDGADASDDRAGSVVAIGGGGEPAAAPVRSLEGAYAARDRARRRVLKVRLGIGAAVLAAVALLGWAALLSPLLALDTAEVTVTGAGPYVDPAAVVAAAAAQEGTSLLRVDTAALRDQVEQMPGVVEVSIARDLPRGLTVTVTPREPVAVVALDAAQVQLVGSDGVVIAVVAPEAVPAGLPTLAVELGTEDAGDALTEVLSVLAVVPPELRAQIAEAGATGPRSVRLVLVDGAEVAWGSARESGLKAAVLSTLLQVGAAYYDVSEPTTPITR; encoded by the coding sequence GTGAGACCGCCCGCCGCGCCGCGCCGCCCCGCGAGCACGGGGGGACGACGTGCGACCGAGGGCCGGGCCGACGTCGTCGTCCGCCCGGAGGCCGCCCCGACCCGCGACCGCGGTGACGACCTGGTGCTCGAGGACGACGACCTGGACTGGGACGGGGCCGACGCCTCCGACGACCGTGCCGGCTCCGTCGTCGCGATCGGAGGTGGCGGGGAACCCGCGGCCGCACCCGTGCGCTCGCTCGAGGGTGCCTACGCCGCCAGGGACCGCGCGCGCCGTCGGGTGCTCAAGGTGCGTCTCGGGATCGGGGCCGCGGTCCTGGCGGCAGTCGCGCTGCTGGGCTGGGCCGCGCTCCTGTCGCCGCTGCTGGCGCTCGACACCGCCGAGGTGACGGTGACGGGCGCCGGGCCGTACGTCGATCCCGCCGCCGTGGTCGCGGCGGCGGCCGCCCAGGAGGGCACGTCCCTGCTGCGGGTCGACACGGCCGCGCTGCGCGACCAGGTCGAGCAGATGCCCGGCGTCGTCGAGGTGAGCATCGCCCGCGACCTCCCCCGCGGTCTGACCGTGACGGTGACGCCGCGCGAACCCGTCGCGGTGGTCGCGCTCGACGCCGCCCAGGTCCAGCTCGTGGGGAGCGACGGCGTCGTCATCGCCGTGGTCGCGCCCGAGGCGGTGCCGGCGGGCCTGCCCACGCTCGCCGTCGAGCTCGGCACGGAGGACGCCGGCGACGCGCTGACCGAGGTGCTGTCGGTGCTGGCGGTCGTGCCGCCCGAGCTCCGGGCCCAGATCGCCGAGGCAGGGGCGACGGGACCTCGCTCGGTGCGCCTGGTGCTCGTGGACGGGGCCGAGGTGGCGTGGGGGAGCGCGCGGGAGAGCGGGCTCAAGGCCGCCGTGCTCAGCACGCTGCTCCAGGTCGGGGCGGCGTACTACGACGTGAGCGAGCCGACCACGCCGATCACACGGTGA
- the murC gene encoding UDP-N-acetylmuramate--L-alanine ligase, which produces MSHWHFIAIGGHGMSVLAEIALELGHRVTGSDQVEGEEVVRLRERGAHVDIGHDADQVVGADVVVVSTAIPPTNVEVVRAGELGIEVLHRSEAMTRLTAGRPFYAVAGTHGKTTTSAMLAVALEGAGADPGAAIGGTVTSWSAGSRVGTGPFVAEADESDGSFLRYTPRVAIVTNVEEDHLAHYSGLAEILDAFESFAHRLTADGVLVACSDDAGSLEIARRAHGAGLRVRTYGQRPPVLPDGAILAVEHLQLDDVSLTGTDASATLTLRGSDGEPRLAPFALRVPAPGLHTVLDAAASWAAAIEATGLDGAAAVADALEGFTGAGRRFETVGTADDVRVVDDYAHNPTKVAAALAAGRLAVGDGRVVALFQPALFTRTRDFAEEFAEALDAADAVVVCDVFGSREDPIDGVTSGLITQAEPDSRAERGAMPFQLVPDRLEAARRTAALAGPGDLVMTIGSGDVTLLAPVVLEHLRARAAEQA; this is translated from the coding sequence GTGAGCCACTGGCACTTCATCGCGATCGGCGGGCACGGCATGAGCGTGCTCGCGGAGATCGCCCTCGAGCTCGGGCACCGGGTCACCGGCTCCGACCAGGTCGAGGGCGAGGAGGTCGTGCGCCTGCGGGAGCGCGGCGCGCACGTCGACATCGGGCACGACGCCGACCAGGTGGTCGGCGCCGACGTCGTGGTGGTCTCCACGGCCATCCCGCCGACCAACGTCGAGGTGGTCCGTGCCGGCGAGCTCGGCATCGAGGTGCTGCACCGCTCCGAGGCGATGACCCGCCTCACGGCCGGCCGGCCGTTCTACGCCGTCGCCGGGACCCACGGGAAGACGACGACGTCGGCGATGCTCGCCGTCGCCCTGGAGGGGGCGGGGGCCGACCCGGGCGCCGCCATCGGCGGCACCGTGACCTCGTGGTCGGCCGGCTCCCGCGTGGGCACCGGCCCCTTCGTGGCCGAGGCCGACGAGTCCGACGGCTCCTTCCTGCGCTACACCCCGCGCGTGGCGATCGTCACGAACGTCGAGGAGGACCACCTCGCGCACTACAGCGGGCTGGCCGAGATCCTCGACGCCTTCGAGTCGTTCGCGCACCGCCTCACGGCCGACGGCGTGCTCGTGGCCTGCAGCGACGACGCCGGCTCGCTCGAGATCGCGCGACGCGCCCACGGCGCCGGGCTCCGGGTCCGCACCTACGGGCAGCGCCCCCCGGTCCTGCCCGACGGCGCGATCCTCGCCGTCGAGCACCTCCAGCTCGACGACGTCTCCCTGACGGGAACCGACGCCTCGGCCACGCTCACGCTGCGGGGGAGCGACGGCGAGCCCCGGCTCGCGCCGTTCGCGCTCCGCGTGCCCGCGCCCGGGCTGCACACCGTGCTCGACGCCGCCGCTTCCTGGGCCGCCGCGATCGAGGCGACCGGGCTGGACGGCGCGGCCGCCGTCGCCGACGCCCTCGAGGGCTTCACCGGCGCGGGCCGACGCTTCGAGACGGTCGGCACCGCCGACGACGTGCGCGTCGTCGACGACTACGCGCACAACCCCACCAAGGTGGCCGCCGCGCTCGCCGCGGGCCGGCTCGCCGTCGGGGACGGCCGGGTGGTGGCGCTCTTCCAGCCGGCGCTGTTCACCCGGACCCGCGACTTCGCCGAGGAGTTCGCCGAGGCGCTCGACGCGGCCGACGCCGTCGTGGTCTGCGACGTGTTCGGCTCCCGCGAGGACCCGATCGACGGGGTCACCTCGGGGCTCATCACGCAGGCGGAGCCGGACTCGCGTGCCGAGCGCGGGGCGATGCCGTTCCAGCTCGTGCCCGACCGTCTCGAGGCCGCACGCCGGACGGCGGCGCTGGCCGGCCCCGGTGATCTCGTGATGACGATCGGCTCGGGCGACGTGACCCTGCTCGCGCCGGTGGTCCTCGAGCACCTGCGGGCCAGGGCAGCGGAGCAGGCGTGA
- the murG gene encoding undecaprenyldiphospho-muramoylpentapeptide beta-N-acetylglucosaminyltransferase, translating to MTAPLRLLLAGGGTAGHVNPLLALADELRARDAAVEVLVLGTAEGLEQRLVPERGYPLATIPRVPFPRRPDAAALRFPREFARAVALATDALAQVRADVVVGFGGYVATPAYRAAARADVPVVIHEQNVRAGLANRLGARRATAVALTFAETTLTARRGRTLHTGLPLRPALAALAVRREDAAAATTARAEAAAELGLDPSRPILLVTGGSLGAQRINEAMAGAAAALTGAGVQVLHAAGRNKDAAVRPAAQAAGADYHLVPYLDRIELAYSCADLVLGRAGAGTVCEQAALGLPGVYVPLPIGNGEQRLNVAGLEKAGGAVVVADGDLTPTWVTSQLLPLLLDPDRLARMATAARTTGVADGAARLADLVTEVAAGTHRQAAAGTDGTTT from the coding sequence GTGACCGCTCCGCTGCGCCTGCTCCTGGCCGGCGGTGGGACGGCCGGGCACGTGAACCCGCTGCTCGCCCTCGCGGACGAGCTCCGTGCCCGGGACGCCGCCGTCGAGGTGCTCGTGCTGGGCACGGCCGAGGGCCTCGAGCAGCGGCTCGTCCCCGAGCGCGGCTACCCGCTCGCCACGATCCCGCGCGTGCCGTTCCCGCGTCGTCCCGACGCGGCCGCGCTGCGGTTCCCGCGCGAGTTCGCCCGCGCCGTCGCCCTCGCCACGGACGCGCTCGCGCAGGTGAGGGCCGACGTCGTCGTGGGCTTCGGCGGCTACGTCGCCACGCCCGCCTACCGCGCCGCCGCGCGGGCCGACGTCCCCGTGGTCATCCACGAGCAGAACGTGCGCGCCGGCCTGGCCAACAGACTGGGTGCCCGTCGTGCCACCGCCGTCGCCCTCACGTTCGCCGAGACCACGCTGACGGCCCGTCGCGGTCGGACGCTCCACACGGGCCTGCCGCTCCGTCCGGCCCTGGCCGCGCTCGCCGTGCGCCGGGAGGACGCCGCCGCCGCGACGACGGCGCGGGCCGAGGCCGCGGCCGAGCTCGGGCTGGACCCGTCGCGCCCGATCCTCCTCGTGACCGGGGGTTCCCTCGGCGCGCAGCGGATCAACGAGGCGATGGCAGGCGCCGCCGCGGCGCTCACCGGGGCCGGGGTGCAGGTGCTGCACGCCGCCGGCCGCAACAAGGACGCCGCCGTGCGACCGGCCGCCCAGGCTGCCGGCGCCGACTACCACCTCGTGCCCTACCTCGACCGGATCGAGCTCGCCTACTCCTGCGCCGACCTCGTGCTCGGGCGCGCCGGCGCCGGGACGGTCTGCGAGCAGGCCGCGCTCGGTCTGCCCGGCGTCTACGTCCCGCTCCCGATCGGCAACGGGGAGCAGCGGCTCAACGTCGCCGGCCTCGAGAAGGCGGGCGGCGCCGTGGTGGTGGCCGACGGTGACCTCACCCCGACGTGGGTGACCTCCCAGCTCCTGCCGCTGCTGCTCGACCCCGATCGACTCGCGCGGATGGCGACGGCCGCCCGCACCACCGGGGTGGCCGACGGCGCCGCCCGCCTCGCCGACCTCGTCACCGAGGTCGCCGCGGGGACGCACCGGCAGGCAGCAGCAGGAACGGACGGAACCACGACGTGA
- a CDS encoding FtsW/RodA/SpoVE family cell cycle protein, with amino-acid sequence MTRSRTPWVSSWTTRGQEERGSRHERHRRPSQGRTPAQRESSHRRPARPASATRTALRSAWDSPVTSYYLIGSVTLVLVALGLVFVLSSSTITSLAGDRGPLSQFQGQAMYAALVLPLAWAISRLPLRVLRVLAWPAYAGALGLQLLPIVIPGIATYSGGNLTGIDLGFMYFQPAEFAKLALALWLGAVLAAKQHQLGQLRHVALPAVGAGLMIAAQLYTHDLGTALVLGALVAGALWVAGLPARFFAALGVAGLAVVAFLATQGKTRMARILALFDPGSLEDDGLAYQSNRALEALGTGGVSGVGIGGSRSKWLYLPEANNDFILAVIGEELGLMGTLLILLLFGLLMVGLTRVVLRHPDPFAKIATAGVAAWILAQALVNIGVVIKVLPVIGIPLPFISSGGSSLIATVLAIGLVLAFARDEPGAKDALLARRGVVRRSFGVLTRRGGAA; translated from the coding sequence GTGACGCGTTCGCGCACGCCGTGGGTCAGCTCGTGGACGACGCGCGGGCAGGAGGAGCGGGGGAGCAGGCATGAGCGTCACCGACGCCCGTCCCAAGGCAGGACGCCCGCGCAGCGGGAGTCGTCGCACCGGCGCCCCGCCCGCCCCGCCTCGGCCACCCGCACGGCCCTGCGGTCCGCATGGGACTCGCCCGTCACCTCCTACTACCTCATCGGGTCGGTGACGCTCGTCCTCGTGGCGCTCGGCCTCGTCTTCGTGCTGTCGAGCTCGACGATCACGTCGCTGGCCGGCGATCGCGGGCCCCTCAGCCAGTTCCAGGGCCAGGCGATGTACGCCGCGCTCGTGCTCCCGCTGGCCTGGGCGATCTCGCGGCTCCCGCTGCGCGTGCTCCGGGTCCTCGCGTGGCCCGCCTACGCCGGCGCCCTCGGACTGCAGCTGCTGCCGATCGTGATCCCCGGCATCGCGACCTACTCCGGCGGAAACCTCACCGGCATCGACCTCGGCTTCATGTACTTCCAGCCCGCCGAGTTCGCGAAGCTCGCGCTCGCGCTCTGGCTGGGGGCCGTCCTGGCGGCCAAGCAGCACCAGCTCGGCCAGCTCCGCCACGTCGCGCTCCCCGCCGTCGGCGCCGGCCTCATGATCGCCGCGCAGCTCTACACGCACGACCTCGGGACGGCGCTCGTGCTCGGGGCGTTGGTGGCCGGTGCGCTCTGGGTCGCCGGTCTGCCTGCCCGCTTCTTCGCCGCCCTCGGGGTCGCCGGGCTCGCCGTCGTCGCGTTCCTCGCCACGCAGGGCAAGACCCGCATGGCGCGCATCCTCGCGCTGTTCGACCCCGGCTCGCTCGAGGACGACGGTCTCGCGTACCAGAGCAACCGCGCGCTCGAGGCGCTCGGCACGGGCGGCGTGAGCGGTGTCGGGATCGGCGGCTCGCGCTCGAAGTGGCTGTACCTGCCGGAGGCGAACAACGACTTCATCCTCGCGGTGATCGGCGAGGAGCTCGGCCTCATGGGCACGCTGCTGATCCTGCTGCTCTTCGGCCTCCTCATGGTCGGCCTCACCCGGGTCGTCCTGCGCCACCCCGACCCCTTCGCGAAGATCGCGACGGCGGGGGTCGCGGCCTGGATCCTCGCCCAGGCCCTCGTCAACATCGGAGTCGTCATCAAGGTTCTCCCCGTCATCGGCATCCCGCTGCCCTTCATCTCCTCGGGTGGCTCCTCGCTCATCGCCACGGTCCTGGCGATCGGTCTCGTGCTGGCGTTCGCCCGCGACGAGCCGGGGGCGAAGGACGCGCTGCTCGCGCGCCGCGGCGTCGTGCGTCGGTCCTTCGGGGTCCTGACCCGCCGGGGCGGCGCCGCGTGA
- the murD gene encoding UDP-N-acetylmuramoyl-L-alanine--D-glutamate ligase, with amino-acid sequence MTGPDTGPVGLRGTAAREALRGARTLVVGLGLTGSAAARTLHALGADVVAVDSRPEVAERARRELPGVHVVDGADEQALAEAAVATSPRLAVVSPGLPPSSPLVALPRAAGVRILTEFDLAWMIRLDDAPWLFVTGTNGKTTTAQMTSALLRAGGLHAPPLGNMGVAVSTVALEGIADEAGVVRAPQAWPIEIAALQLHDTSLPQPQASICLNVAEDHLDWFGTMAAYRSDKAKVYQGVRGACVYPTWEPGAREMVEGAEVVEGARAVGLVLGAPALAQVGIVEDAVIDRAFHPRRRTEGLILFTTGDLAHLGLGEAGLPPHIVTNAMAAASLAREAGVEPEAVAAGLRGFSLDAHRIARVAVLDGVTWVNDSKATNAHAAAASLRGLADGTCVWLAGGDAKGAPLDDLVRDFAGKMRAVVLIGRDPRPWTEPLARHAPDVPVIVVPDGETEAVMRGAVAQAQRLARPGDTVLMAPAGASWDQFRSYGHRGDAFAHAVGQLVDDARAGGAGEQA; translated from the coding sequence ATGACCGGGCCGGACACGGGACCGGTCGGGCTGCGCGGCACCGCTGCGCGCGAGGCGCTCCGGGGGGCGCGCACGCTCGTCGTCGGGCTGGGCCTGACGGGGTCGGCGGCCGCCCGCACGCTGCACGCGCTGGGCGCCGACGTCGTCGCGGTCGACTCGCGGCCCGAGGTCGCCGAGCGCGCGCGCCGCGAGCTGCCGGGGGTGCACGTCGTCGACGGCGCCGACGAGCAGGCCCTGGCGGAGGCGGCCGTCGCGACCTCGCCGCGGCTCGCCGTCGTCTCGCCCGGTCTCCCGCCGAGCTCGCCGCTCGTGGCGCTGCCGCGCGCGGCGGGCGTGCGGATCCTCACCGAGTTCGACCTCGCCTGGATGATCCGGCTCGACGACGCCCCGTGGCTGTTCGTGACCGGCACCAACGGGAAGACGACGACGGCGCAGATGACCTCCGCGCTGCTGCGGGCCGGGGGGCTGCACGCCCCGCCGCTGGGGAACATGGGGGTGGCGGTCTCGACCGTCGCGCTCGAGGGCATCGCGGACGAGGCCGGCGTCGTGCGGGCGCCCCAGGCCTGGCCGATCGAGATCGCCGCGCTGCAGCTGCACGACACCTCGCTGCCGCAGCCGCAGGCGAGCATCTGCCTCAACGTCGCCGAGGACCACCTCGACTGGTTCGGCACGATGGCGGCCTACCGCTCCGACAAGGCCAAGGTCTACCAGGGCGTCAGGGGCGCGTGCGTCTACCCGACCTGGGAGCCGGGCGCACGGGAGATGGTCGAGGGGGCCGAGGTCGTCGAGGGCGCGCGCGCCGTCGGGCTCGTGCTCGGGGCACCCGCGCTGGCGCAGGTCGGGATCGTCGAGGACGCCGTGATCGACCGCGCCTTCCACCCGCGTCGTCGGACCGAGGGCCTGATCCTGTTCACGACGGGCGACCTCGCTCACCTCGGTCTCGGCGAGGCCGGGCTGCCGCCCCACATCGTCACCAACGCGATGGCCGCCGCGTCGCTGGCCCGCGAGGCCGGCGTCGAGCCCGAGGCCGTCGCCGCCGGGCTGCGCGGCTTCTCGCTCGACGCCCACCGCATCGCACGCGTCGCGGTGCTCGACGGCGTGACCTGGGTCAACGACTCCAAGGCCACCAACGCCCACGCGGCCGCGGCGTCCCTGCGCGGGCTCGCCGACGGCACGTGCGTGTGGCTCGCCGGCGGGGACGCCAAGGGCGCCCCGCTGGACGACCTGGTGCGCGACTTCGCGGGCAAGATGCGCGCCGTCGTGCTCATCGGACGCGACCCGCGCCCCTGGACCGAGCCGCTCGCGCGACACGCGCCCGATGTGCCCGTGATCGTCGTCCCGGACGGCGAGACTGAGGCCGTGATGCGTGGCGCGGTCGCCCAGGCCCAGCGCCTGGCGCGTCCCGGGGACACGGTGCTGATGGCGCCGGCCGGGGCGTCCTGGGACCAGTTCCGCAGCTACGGTCACCGGGGTGACGCGTTCGCGCACGCCGTGGGTCAGCTCGTGGACGACGCGCGGGCAGGAGGAGCGGGGGAGCAGGCATGA
- the mraY gene encoding phospho-N-acetylmuramoyl-pentapeptide-transferase, with protein sequence MIPVLISGGAAIAVSLFGTPLFIKFLVRKQYGQFIRQDGPTTHHTKRGTPTMGGVIIIAATLVGYVVANGVSYLRTGTTPSMSGLLLLFLMVGLGLVGFADDFTKISKQRSLGLSPLAKILGQGGVGITFSLLVLQFPNRDGVTPASMGISFIRDTGISLAFAGSAVGLLLFVIWANFLVTAWSNAVNLTDGLDGLATGVSVFAFGAYVLVTMWQFNQSCNDLLAGPRCYETRDPLDLAIATAAIVGACLGFLWWNASPAKIFMGDTGSLALGGALAGLSILTRTELLAPIIAGMFVVIVASSAIQIGFFKVSGGRRVFRMAPLHHHFELVGWQEVTIVIRFWLISAVFAAIGLGVFYAEWITG encoded by the coding sequence ATGATCCCGGTCCTCATCTCCGGCGGCGCCGCGATCGCGGTGTCGCTCTTCGGGACCCCGCTCTTCATCAAGTTCCTGGTGCGCAAGCAGTACGGCCAGTTCATCCGCCAGGACGGGCCCACCACGCACCACACCAAGCGGGGCACCCCCACGATGGGGGGCGTCATCATCATCGCCGCGACCCTGGTGGGCTACGTCGTCGCGAACGGCGTCTCCTACCTGCGGACCGGCACGACGCCGAGCATGTCGGGTCTCCTGCTGCTGTTCCTCATGGTCGGGCTGGGGCTCGTCGGCTTCGCCGACGACTTCACGAAGATCTCCAAGCAGCGCTCCCTGGGGCTGTCACCGCTGGCCAAGATCCTGGGGCAGGGCGGCGTCGGCATCACCTTCAGCCTGCTGGTGCTGCAGTTCCCCAACCGCGACGGCGTCACGCCCGCCTCGATGGGCATCTCCTTCATCCGCGACACCGGCATCTCCCTGGCGTTCGCCGGCTCCGCCGTCGGGCTGCTGCTCTTCGTGATCTGGGCGAACTTCCTGGTCACCGCGTGGTCCAACGCCGTCAACCTCACCGACGGCCTCGACGGTCTCGCCACGGGCGTGAGCGTCTTCGCGTTCGGGGCCTACGTCCTGGTGACGATGTGGCAGTTCAACCAGTCGTGCAACGACCTCCTCGCGGGGCCCCGGTGCTACGAGACGCGCGACCCGCTCGACCTCGCGATCGCGACGGCCGCCATCGTCGGCGCGTGCCTCGGCTTCCTGTGGTGGAACGCCTCCCCCGCCAAGATCTTCATGGGCGACACGGGCTCGCTCGCGCTCGGTGGCGCGCTCGCCGGACTGTCGATCCTCACCCGCACCGAGCTGCTCGCCCCGATCATCGCCGGCATGTTCGTCGTGATCGTCGCCTCGAGCGCGATCCAGATCGGCTTCTTCAAGGTCTCCGGCGGCAGGCGCGTCTTCCGCATGGCACCGCTGCACCACCACTTCGAGCTGGTGGGGTGGCAGGAGGTGACGATCGTCATCCGGTTCTGGCTCATCTCCGCCGTGTTCGCGGCCATCGGGCTCGGCGTCTTCTACGCCGAGTGGATCACCGGATGA
- a CDS encoding UDP-N-acetylmuramoyl-tripeptide--D-alanyl-D-alanine ligase yields the protein MVGGAVHGPAETPVTGAVVTDSREIEPGSLFVAIRGEQVDGHDYAARALDAGAVLVLAERPLTGTDGAPLPTVVVPDATVALGALAAAVLRRLRERDGSRPRVVAMTGSVGKTTTKDLLASVLGHDGPTVAPVRSFNNEVGLPVTVLRCTEETATLVLEMGASGPGHIRYLTDIAAPDVAAVLTVGSAHLGGFGGVEGIARAKSEIVTGLAPGGTAVLNADDPRVAAMAPLAERVVTFGRTPSADVVARDLEMVDGARARFTIVDRRAATGDDGDDAALPAARLTLALVGEHHVTNALAAAAVALECGVPLDEVASRLEIAGAGSPHRMAVTELTNGVTVIDDSYNANPESMRAALKALVALAASRRTIAVLGEMRELGEDSLTEHDALGRLAVRLDVSRLVVVGAGARAMYTGALLEGSFGEEALFVADIDEAQTWLTENAAPGDVVLLKSSNGSGLHLLADRLLGDAR from the coding sequence ATGGTCGGGGGAGCGGTGCACGGTCCGGCCGAGACCCCCGTCACGGGCGCCGTCGTCACCGACTCGCGCGAGATCGAGCCGGGGTCGCTGTTCGTCGCCATCCGCGGTGAGCAGGTCGACGGTCATGACTACGCCGCCCGCGCGCTCGACGCCGGGGCCGTCCTCGTGCTCGCCGAGCGGCCGCTCACCGGGACCGACGGTGCGCCGCTGCCGACCGTCGTCGTCCCCGACGCCACCGTGGCGCTCGGCGCCCTGGCCGCCGCCGTGCTGCGCCGCCTGCGCGAGCGCGACGGATCGCGCCCGCGCGTCGTGGCGATGACGGGGTCGGTCGGCAAGACCACGACGAAGGACCTCCTGGCCTCCGTCCTCGGCCACGACGGCCCCACGGTCGCGCCGGTCCGCTCGTTCAACAACGAGGTCGGCCTGCCCGTCACCGTGCTGCGCTGCACCGAGGAGACCGCCACGCTCGTGCTCGAGATGGGCGCCAGCGGGCCCGGGCACATCCGCTACCTCACCGACATCGCCGCGCCCGACGTCGCCGCCGTCCTCACGGTCGGCAGCGCGCACCTCGGCGGGTTCGGCGGGGTCGAGGGCATCGCCCGCGCCAAGAGCGAGATCGTCACCGGCCTCGCGCCCGGCGGCACGGCCGTGCTCAACGCCGACGACCCCCGGGTCGCGGCCATGGCACCGCTCGCCGAGCGGGTCGTCACGTTCGGCCGGACGCCGAGCGCCGACGTCGTCGCCCGCGACCTCGAGATGGTCGACGGCGCCCGCGCCCGCTTCACGATCGTGGACCGGCGCGCCGCCACGGGTGACGACGGCGACGACGCGGCCCTGCCCGCCGCTCGCCTCACGCTCGCCCTCGTGGGAGAGCACCACGTGACCAACGCCCTGGCGGCCGCCGCGGTGGCGCTGGAGTGCGGCGTCCCGCTCGACGAGGTCGCCTCGCGCCTGGAGATCGCCGGCGCCGGCAGCCCGCACCGGATGGCCGTGACGGAGCTGACGAACGGCGTCACCGTGATCGACGACTCCTACAACGCCAACCCCGAGTCGATGCGCGCCGCGCTGAAGGCGCTCGTCGCCCTCGCCGCCTCGCGCCGTACGATTGCCGTGCTCGGGGAGATGCGCGAGCTCGGCGAGGACTCCCTGACCGAGCACGACGCGCTCGGCCGGCTCGCCGTCCGGCTCGACGTCTCCCGTCTGGTGGTCGTGGGTGCCGGTGCCAGGGCGATGTACACGGGAGCCCTGCTGGAGGGCTCCTTCGGCGAGGAGGCACTGTTCGTGGCGGACATCGACGAGGCCCAGACGTGGCTGACCGAGAACGCCGCCCCCGGTGACGTGGTTCTCCTCAAGTCCTCCAACGGCAGCGGCCTGCACCTCCTGGCCGACCGCCTGCTGGGGGACGCGCGATGA